AAAATGCGGGCTTTTATCCGCGATTGCATTTTCTTGAGTCGATGGCGGATGTGCTTTTATGGGTCGAGTCGGGAATGCGATGCGCTCTTTTGAACACAGATATGGTTTTAAAACATTCAGATGTAGTGAAAATATATCCCTTTGAACTAGAAGAACGTTTTAGTGATATTAAAGGACGGAAATCATAATTTTGCTTTAAACCTGCTAAAAAATTATTATGCTCAAAAGGCATGATGACTAACAGCTATAAGCATTTTACAGCCTCTATGTAATCGTTATAATGATATTAAAATCGATTATTCTAAGGAGGCTTTTATTTATGGAAGAAAGACAGTTATCGCCCAGGGAGAACGCCTTGATCGCCTATAAACATGGCGTTCCTGCTTATATCCCGACACTTTTTACTGACATAACAATGATACAGGCAAATCCGTCAATGGAACGATATTGTGGTAGTACATCAGGTGTGGACGGATTTGGCGTTGAATGGACTTATGTAGAAAACGCTCATGCGCCGATGACAACACCTGGAAAAATACTCTTCGATGAGATTTCAGACTGGCGAGAATACGTGAATTTTCCTGACCTGGAAAAAATAGATTGGGAAAAACAGGCGGATATTGATGTTCATACTGACTTTATGGCCTTGGTTGCAGGCGCTGGGCTTGTTCCCATGGCTGATGGGAAAAGTGCTTATGATGAAGATAAGTTGGTTTTATGCATGGTCATTAATGGTCCGTTTGAGCGACTTCATGCACTGATGGGGTTTGAAAATGCCCTGATTGCTTTGGCGACTGAGCCTGAAGAGTGTTACGAATACTTTAAAGCAGTGGCTGACTGGAAAATAGAATACTTTAAAAAAATTGCCAAGTATTATAAAGTTGATGTAATTAACGGTCATGATGACTATGGGTCCAAAGATCGGATGTTTATGTCACCGGACACATGGCGAAAATTAATTAAACCTCATCTCAAGCGGATGGTGGAAGCCTGTCATGAATCAGGTGTCTTATATCAGCATCATTCTTGTGGACATATCGAGCCAATTTTAGAGGATCTGGTTGAAATTGGGGTTGATGCAATTGATACATTACAAGGTGGAAGCAATAAAAATTTAGTTGCCCTAAAAAAAGAATTTGGCGATCGAATAACATTTTGTGGTGGATTTGATAATCAGGGAGTTCTTGAGCTTCCCGATGTTACTGAAGATGAGATCAAAGCAGAGTATCGTAGGGTTGTCGATGGTCTCGCCCCAGCCGGTAGTTTTGTAGTATTTCCCATCACCATTGGCTTTGATTATGTAGTGTAAATTTTCACATTATTTCGGACTGAATTAGTCACAATAAATCGGATGAAAAAGGAAGAAATAATGCGAAAATAATGGCTTATTAAGAATATAAATCTCGTTTTTAATCACATAATCACGTTCCATTTTTCCAGAAAAAAAGGGAGATAACGCTGTCAGGCGTTAAATCCCGGCTTCTGCCGAAGCGGCAAAAACAATCTCTTCATCGATGAGATCAGTTTGCTTTTGAAAGGCGAGAATCAGACATTGGGTAACGAGATTGCCGACTAATCGAGGATAACCGCCAGTCGAAGACGAAATAGCTGCATAAGCATTCTCGTTGATCAGATTTCGTGAAACACCGGCATGTTTAAAGCGGTGTTTGATATAGTCTCTGACCTCATCCGGTGTCAGTGGTGAAAAATGAAAACGGGTCACCAGCCGCTGATCCAGCGAACGGTTCTGGTTTAAAGCCAGGCGGTTGGCCAGCGTTGGTAAACCGGTGAGTATCAGAATAAAAGGATTGCGTTTGTCCATGTCAAAGTTAAAAATGATGCTCAGATCGTGAAGAAACTGAGCTGAAGCCGACTGCATCTCATCGAGGATAAAGACAGGCGTGATGCGGCGCTTATCATAAAGATCGATAATCGCGTTCTGAATCTGAAAGAACAGCTCCACTTTGCGGAATTTCGGCTGTTCCCCGAGCGAAAAGGCCAGACCCCGGTAAAAGTCCATAGTTGTTCCGGAAGACATCGGGAAATACATGACCTTATATAAGGACGGATTCAAATTGTCGGCAAAGACCCGCAGGGTCGATGTTTTACCAACCCCGGGGTCACCGGTAATCAGACCAAAACCTTTGGTGGTTTTGAGATAATCCAGTCGGGCCAGAACTTCCCTGTAAGCTTCGGACTGAAAGAGCATCGATGAATCAATGCTTTTGTCAAAGGGTGCCTGCCGGAACCCGAAAAATGATTTATACATGAGGAACACCGCCTAACGTGCTGTAGCTGATAACATTGTTATTGCGTTTGGCAATGGCATTGTCCGCCATGATGACTTTTTTGCAGGTAAGAATCCGGACACTGTTTTCATAAAGATAGATCTCATCAGGGCATTCATTGGGATAGCGGATATCCACGCTCTTGCCGATAAACATTGGCGAAGCTTCGAAAAGGGCGTTGTGCAGCGAAATGGTGGCATCCGACTTGACCTTTCTGGTTGCCCGGATCAGAAAGGCTTCATCAATGATCCGGGGATCAGAGAAATGTTTGATTCGGTCGCTCCCCCGCATATAAAAGACCATCGGTGCTTCATTGAGACTTGAATGAAGCTTATGATGATAATCCCGGGCCAGCCAGGCCTCAAAGCGCTGGTTGAGGACATCCAGATCCATCAGGTCGGAATCCGTCAAAAGCGGATAAAAACGACTGCGGACGGTTTTGAAAAAGCGCTCGATTTTGCCTTTGCTTTTGGGATCGTAAGGTCTGGTATTGACCAGTGCAATGCCCAGAGTGGCACAGGAAGTATTCAGTTGGTGAGAACGGAAAATCTTGCCATTATCAGCATAAAGCATGGTGGGCTTGCCACAGGTAAGTAAAGCAGATTTAAGGACATGAAGGAGATCTTCATTCTTTTCAGCCAGCATGAACTGAGCCCCGGTAATTCGCCGGGAAGCATCATCGATAAAAGCGATCAGATAGGTTTTGCGCTTTTTACCGTTAAGAGTCAGATATGGGCCGTGGGAAACATCGGTCTGCCACAGGGTGTTGATATCAACATGGGCAAAACGGCGGCGGTCAGCCGTATCCGTCTGGGATGGCTTTAACAGCTGATGTTTTTTCAGCAGCCGATACACTGTGGAATAGGAACAGTCAGAGCTGGTGAAGTGCCCTTCATGAATGAGCCACTCATGGAACAACTTCACCGATAAATGGATGTTTTCCGTTCGTAACGTAAGGAGCAGTTTAGTCGATTCCGCTGATAAAGCCCGGGAAGAACCCTTGTCTGTCCGAACCTTGGGCTTGAGCGCATCAAAACCATGACGCCGGTACAGACGGAGCCATTCCAGCAGGGTTTTGCGGTTGTAGGTGCGCGTGCCATAATGCGGAACATCATGGGTTTTGGCACTGATCTCATCCAGATAAGCGGCGTGGGACGAGACGGTATCCGTAAGCAATGGCGCAATCAGGCCATAGCGAAATAAAGCAATCAGTTCTTTGTCTTTTTCAGTCATTGTAAAAAAACCTCCGTTTTTAAAGAATTGAGGTTTTAAGGATCCATAAAACTCAGTAAATAGAGCATAACGGATCAATGGATAAAAGGCAAAGCAAAAGCTCTGTGGGCTAAATAGTTCTTCAAAAAAATGCGGAAGGATGGTACAATTAATGTGCCATAAATCCTTTCTTAAAATGATCGTGATATCTTTTGCCGAAGATGGGGGGCTTGCCCACCGAGTAGACCATTTCAAGAAGCTTTATGGCTTTTTTATGCCAAAAATCAGGAAAGTCGATTAAAGGATCATGGCAGATGCGAAAAAATTCAATCAGCCGGTTCAGACAAAGTAAAAAACGCCGGGTGATAAAGCGACGATGCTGATGCGCTAAAGTATTGGCATAATGAGCCCCGTTAAAGAAGGCCCAAAGCAGTTCCAGCAGAAATGGAAGCGCCAGCTGAAATCCTGGATGACAGAAAGAAGGCAGGACACTGACTGTCTTACCGCAATGAATACAGTAATGACGTTGGACCGGAATGGAGAAGACATCCTCATACCAGATCACATGCCGGTGATAGATACCATGAAGATGAAGTCGATGGCGGGTGTAACAATGTGGACAGCTGTCAATACGAACTCTTTCAGTGGTGTAGAATTCGGTGATATAATCCAGCGGGTGGTCAGAAAAGTGTTCCAGATGAACCATGGTTTGTGCTTCCTTAAAGTGACTAATGATTAATCATTATACCATAATTGAAAAGCCAGGTTTGCCGGAATAATTTGATTAGTTCAGGGCTCTTTTGACATTTATAATTTGCTAATTAACAATGTAGGCGCATTGCTGGAGGAACATTTTCAGTATGGCATGGGCTTTTATGCCATGAAGGGAGAGCAGCCGGATATTGGGTTATTAATGTAGGTCTTTCAGGAAGACAAGATTTAAAGAGACTTTTATTCTGCTCACATAGTTAGCTGTTACTGGGTTTAGTTTGATGATTATAGTTTGATAATGTTCAAGTCAAGTCCAAAATAGTGTGTAAAAACCTCGGTGGGTTTAACTAGGCTGCTGATGAAACAGCAGCCGTCTGTTCTTTTAAAAATTCATAGTAATCCTGCATATCCAGATATTTTCTGCCGGAAGACCATTTTTCATCCTGTTCCATAAGCAGCGCACCCAGTAAACGGATAACCGATTTTTCGTTGGGATAAATGCGGATCACGCGATCACGACGCCTGATTTCCTCGTTGAGTCGTTCGATACTGTTGGTTGTGCGCAGTCTTTTCCGGTATTTCTCAGGAAGACTCATTACAGCCATCACATCATCAAAACCTTCTTCGAGTATTTCAATCGCTTTTGGTGCTTTGGATTCAAAATGTCTCAGTGTGTCTTTCAGCAGGTTGCGGGCATCTTCAATATTTACTGCATTGTAGATGCGTTTCAGATAGGATTTCAATTCGGACTGCTGATTTTTGGGCGTTTTATCCAGTACATTTCTTGAGAAATGTGTCTGGCATCTCTGCCAGGTGGATCCCTGAAAATGTTTTTTAATCGCATTTACAAGTCCTTTGTGATTATCGGATACTATCAGATCAACGGCTGTCAGACCACGCTCTTTGAGATTTTGAAAAAAATCTCCCCAGCTTGATTCTGTTTCGGTATCATTCAGCTGAAAACCAATTACTTCACGATTGCCATTTTCGTTGACTGCGGTTGCTACCAATAGACCTTTTGACCGGACTCTGCTGTCTTCGCGAACTTTGAGATATAAAGCATCCACAATTATAAATGGATAATGCTTTTCAAGCGTTCGGTTACGAAAACCGTTTACTACCGGATCCAGATTTTCACACAGCTTTGAAACTGTTGATTTTGAAAAGCTCTGGCCACAAAGTTCTTCTGTAATGTTTTCGATTTTGCGGGTTGAAACCCCATTAATGACCATTTCGATCATTGCCAGCATCAGAGCCTGCTCGCTCCGCTGGTAGCGCTGAAACATCGTCGTGCTGAATTCGCCGTTACGATGACGAGGGATCCGCAGGGTGATACCACCGATTCGCGTTGTTAATTCACGATCCCTAAAACCGTTACGGTAAGCTGTCCGATCCTCGCATCGCTCATAGCGTTCAGCACCAAGTTGCTCAGCCGATTGCGCTACAAGCACCTGGTTAAGAATTGTTTCCAGAAGCTTTGAAAAAGCCTCATCCCGGGAATCTTTTGTAAAAAGTCCGTGCAAAAGTTCTGTGTCCAGTGTAATATTTAATTGAGCCATTTGTTCATCTCCTCGATTAGGTATTGGGTGGTACTTTTATTTTAACCGAGGTTTGAGCTCTTGGCTCATTTTCTTTTTACACCATTATACGGACTTTATCTAATGTTCAACTTGAATATCGGTCTTAAGCTATTGTCAGCATAACAAAAACTTATTTATAATTTAATGAATTTGTATCCAAAGGACGAGAAGGCTGCCAATTATATCAGAATTGGCAGCCTTCTCGTATTTACTTTAAACATCCAACTCAGGTGGAATATCCAATTCATCAGAGACATATTTTCCATTTTTCTTACGTTGACGGACACATTCTGTCAGCAGATATTCAATTTGTCCGTTAACTGAGCGAAAATCATCTTCAGCCCAGGCAGCAATGGCTTCATAGAGCTTTGGGGAAAGTCTTAAAGGGATCTGTTTCTTTTTATTTTCAGCCATGATTAATAGAGGCTTCCAGAATTGACGATTGGTTGAGCATCATGATTCCCGCAAAGAACAACTAATAAGTTAGAGACCATTGCTGCTTTTCGTTCTTCATCCAGCTCCACAATTTCTTTTTCATTAAGACGTTCCAGGGCCATTTCTACCATTCCTACAGCACCATCGACAATTAATTTGCGGGCATCAACAATGGCAGCGGCTTGTTGTCTTTGCAGCATAGCGGCGGCGATTTCTGTGGCATAGGCCAGATAAGTGCCTATACATAGAAATGCTACAAGATTATAAGAATAGAAAATGTTAAATTTAACTGATTTTAATTTCTAATTCAGGGTAGAATTTTAATAAGACAAATTTTCAGAAAGGAATGATTAATATGAACGATCATAAAGATCCTCAAAAGATGGAAGAACACCAGGAAATGGAGTCCGATCAACATAAAAATCAAGGTTCGATGGCAGGTCATGACCATAATACTCAAATGACTGAACATGAAGGAAAAAACCACTACAGGGAAATGGAAAATCACGACCAGCATATAAATATGGAAGAACACAACCACCATAATGATATGAATGAACATACTCATCACCAAGAGGCTATGACTCATGACCAACACGAAAATATGGAGAGTCACACTGAACATACTGAAATGAAAAAACATGATCGGCACGCTATAATGAATGGGCATGAGCATCACAAGGGAACGACGACACATGACTCTCACGAAGATATGGGTGAAATGGATATGCATAACCATCATAGCGATATGGGCGGTCATGATCATCATGGGGGAATGGAGCACGTTGATCATCATAAAATGATGGCCATGGACTTCAAAAAACGTTTTTATGTTTCATTTGTGTTCATGATTCCGGTGCTGTTACTCTCACCGATGATCCAGGGGTTTATGGGTGTTAGTTGGCGATTTGCCGGTGATCAGTATATCGTTTCTGTTCTGGCTACCTTTTTATATTTTTATGGCGGTAAGCCTTTCTTAACAGGAGCAATCGATGAGATAAAGAAAAAATCTCCGGCTATGATGACTTTGGTGGCCATGTCGATTACAGTATCCTATGTATATAGCTTAATGACAGTATTTTTTATTGAAGGCAATGATTTTTTCTGGGAACTGGCAACCCTGATTGTTATTATGTTATTGGGGCATTGGATTGAGATGAAATCGGTGATTGGTGCTTCCAAAGCCCTTGATGAACTGGCAAAGCTGATGCCGGAAACGGCCCATCGAATTAAAAATGCGGATGAACTGGAAGAAGTTAAAGTTCACGAACTGGAAGAAGGAGATTTTGTCCTGGTTAAGCCTGGTGAAAAAATACCGATCGACGGTAAGGTGTTCGAAGGAACTTCCTATGTTAATGAATCGATGCTGACGGGTGAATCGGTACCAGTGGAAAAAAAGGCAGATGATGAGGTAGTTGGTGGAGCCATCAATGCGGATGGCATATTAAAGGTTGAGGTATTACGTACTGGTTCGGAGATGTTTTTATCTCAAATGATTGAACTGGTCAAAGATGCACAGAAAAACAAATCAAAAACCGAACGTCTGGCCGATCAGGCTGCAAAATGGCTTTTTTATATTGCCACAACAGTAGGAATTATAACTTTTATGGCCTGGATCTTTGTAACCGCTAATCTTAATTTTGCCATAACCCGAGCCGTTACGGTTATTGTCATTTCCTGTCCCCATGCGTTGGGCCTGGCTATTCCTTTAGTAACGGCGGTAACAACATCTATTGCAGCCCAGCATGGTTTACTGATCAGAAATCGCGCTGCCTTTGAGAATGCCCGCAAGATGACTGCCATTGTTTTTGATAAAACAGGGACTCTAACCGAAGGGGAATTTGAAGTGACTGATTTGGTCAGTGAAAAGGATTCTGATGATAAACTTTTAACTATTGCAGCATCATTAGAAATAAATTCCGAACACCCAATTGCTGAGGGGATTGTAAAAGAGGCCAAAACAAGAGGGCTCAAACTTATGTCGGTTGTAAATTATATAAATATCACGGGCGAGGGTTTAAGCGCTGAAATTGACAAACAAGAAGTGAAAATTGTCAGTCCCGGCTTTATGAAAAAGGCCCAAATCTCTTATGATGAAGCGAAATTTCAGAATTTAGCTGATGACGGAAAGACTGTTGTTTTTGTACTACTCGACAAAGTGCTGTTGGGAATGATTGCCCTATCCGATAAAATTAAAGAGGAATCAGAAGCGGCGATCAATGGTTTACATGCTATGGGAATCGAAACAGTACTTTTAACCGGTGACAATCAGACGGTAGCTAATCGGGTTGGGCAAGCTTTGAAAATGGAGCAGATTATAGCCGAGGTATTACCGGAAGATAAAGTCAATCAGGTCTCAATGTTAATCGAGCAGGGTAAGACAGTGGCAATGACGGGTGATGGTGTAAATGATGCCCCGGCTCTGGCTAAAGCTGATCTAGGGATCGCTATCGGAGCTGGAACGGATGTAGCAATTGAAGCCGCGGATGTTATTCTGGTCAAAAGCAATCCCAATGACGTGGTTTCACTAATTAGTTTATCGAAAAAGACTTATCAGAAAATGATCCAAAATCTGGTATGGGCGACTGCCTATAATTTGATCACTCTGCCATTGGCGGCCGGGATTCTTTATAACCAGGGGATTCTAGTCAGCCCGGCAGTTGGTGCGCTTCTAATGTCTCTGAGTACAGTGATCGTGGCAATTAATGCCAGATTAATAAAGTTTTAAAGTAAAAGACTGTTTTAATCATATTTGTGCCATATTTCAGGAGTATAGTTATCATATAAACTAGATCACACAAGAAAGGGTGAATATGATGAAAAAAGTTTTGATGATTTTGGCAGTAATATTATTGGTTTCTGTTCCAGCAGGCGTTTTAGCTGCAACATCGGATGCAGAAATTGCACAGGGGGCTCGCGGTTTATGCGGATTTGGTTTTATTACAACCGATCTGACAGAAGAACAAAAGGCAGATGTGGATGATGCTTTTAATCAGATGATTAATTTGCGAAAGGCTACAATTAACACGTTTCTTGAAGATGGTATAATGACTCAGGACCAGGCTGACTTGGCATTGGAAAGAGTGGATGAAATGATTGAACATCATGAAGAAGATGGTAGCGTTTACGGAATGATGGGCGGTTTTGGTCGCGGTGGTATGATGGGCGGCTATGGCTGCTATGATGGTGATGAAGACTAACTTAAAAGGAGGATGTCATGATGGGATTGATTGGTTTGCTGATTGTTGGGATTATCCTCTATTTCTTATTTAAAAATAAAGATTTGTTAAATGCCAACCAAAAGTCAGATAGTTCTCTTGAATTGCTCAAACAAAGATATATCAAGGGCGAAATTGACGAAGAACAATATCAGAAAATGCTTGAGGTTCTCAAACACTGAGGTAAAATAGAAAAAAGTCCAGGGTGTAAGCCTTGCGGCAAATGTTTAAATGCTGATTATTAGAGAAACAGGTTTGTTTAAATGGCAAAATTGTTACATAGCTGTTATGATTGTTTTTGGAAATTGAAATGTAGGTGAAAAATGACAAATCCCTAGAAAAATGAGGTGGGTTAGTGAAGTATCAGATACTGGTGGTAGAAGATCAGGAAGAAATTCGCAGCGTCATAGAAAAATATCTCCATCATGAAGGTTATGAAGTTCAGATCGCAAAAGATGGTTTTGAAGCGCTGAGTCTTTTTAACAGCAACACCACCCATCTCATTTTGCTTGATGTAATGATGCCAGGTATTGACGGATTTGAAGTGTTGACAGAAATCCGCAAAGTATCGGAAGTGCCGATTATTTTGCTGACGGCGAAGCAGGAGGAAGTTGATCGAATCAAAGGCTTGAAAATTGGCGCTGATGACTATGTCGTTAAGCCATTTAGTGCCAGAGAACTGATGCTTAGAATTCAGCGTTTATTAAAAAGGGTTTATCAAGAAATAGATGAGATCGTCTATAAGTATCAAGATTTCAGCCTGCATACTGGAAGTATGAAGCTGTACCGCGGTCAAGATAATATTGTGATTACTTCTGCCGAGTACAGCTTATTGTTGGTTCTATTTAAAAATCAGGGGCAGGTGCTGTCCAGAGAACAATTGATTGAACAGGCTTTTGGCGCTGACTATGATGGGTATGATCGAAATATTGACAGTTATATTAAGCGGATTCGTCAGAAAATTGAAAAAAATCCCAGAGAACCGCATATTCTTAAGACAAAATATGGCGCTGGTTATATTTTTGGTGGAGAATAATGATGAGTATTAGAAGACAATGGATGACCGTACTAATCTTATCGGTAGTTTTATCGGTAGCCATTAATTCGACGGTGTTTGGGATTCTGATTAACCGCACATTTATTGACTATTCGACTGAAAGTTATGGCAACCATGTAGCCCAGCTGGAAGAGTTGTCACAAAAAGTATTACTTGATGACTCCTACACTGAGCAGCAAATAAATATGCAGTTGGAATCGCATTTAAGTGATCCGATTAAGCAAATAAGAATTTATGATGTCAATGGCAATCTTATGGGTGAAGTTGGCAATTATAGTGTTCCGATGATGAGCGGAATGATGGGACGAATGAATTCGAGTCAGACAGAGGAAATTGATACACGCGACATAGTCGTTGATGAAATGGTGATCGGAGAACTGATAATAACCCGATACAGCTCGATCAGTGATTCTCTGGAAGCCAGAAAATTTATGCTCTCGTTGGCTGGAAGTGGTTTTCTTTCCTTTGGCATAGTCTTTACATTGATTTTTATTATTGGTATTTTTATCAGTCGAAGAATGAGTAGAGATTTAAGGGCTACTGCACAGCAAGCAATTGACATTGATCTGGGAAATACCAGTCCGGTTCCTAAATCTAAAGTCGAAGAGATCCGTACGATTCAGCACAGTTTGGATACATTAAATTCCCGTTTAAAAATGAAACAGACCAGCCGTAAAAAACTGATTGATGAACTGGTTCATCAGACCAGAACACCATTGACCATTTTAAGAACACATTTGGAAGGCTTTCAGGATGGAATCATCGAGTTTACACCGGAAGAAGTAAAGATCTGTGAGACTCAAATTGAGAATATTACTTCGATAATCAGTAATATGTCAGGTATGATCGATGCTCAAAAAGAGCTTGAACCGGTCATTATTGAAGAGGTGGAGATGGCTTCGCTTTTCAAACAGATTGTCACTGGTCTGAAAATGCAGTTTGACAAAAAATCAATTGAGTTAAATTTAATTAGCCATCAGAAGATTTCTGTTAAGACAGATCGATATAAATTAAGTCAAGTGGTTTACAACTTATTGACTAACGCATATAAGTTTACAGAGTATGGCGGATCAGTCACGATTAATTATTTTAGTCAGAAGGATATGCTGACTATTGTCGTTGAAGATAGTGGAAAAGGTATTTCGAAAGAGGAACAATCAAAAATATTTAATGTTTATTTCAGGGGGGATAATTCACAAAATACTTCAGGAGACGGAATTGGTCTATATGTGGTCAAAGAAAATCTGGAAAAAATCAAAGGTGTTATTGATCTAGAGTCAACAGTAGGAAAAGGCAGTAAATTTACTGTTCGTATACCTCTTGACCTAGATCATGTCACAAAAAATGATTAAATAATATGCAGGCGTAAAGCCTGTTTTTATTATTCAAAATCACCTTTTAGCGTATTGGAGAACAATAATATCTTCTCCCAGTTTGCTTTTGGCGGCTTCCACCATCCGCTTGAGATGGGGACAGTGATAGGTTTTTGAATTATTTTTTAGGATTGGAGATATAAAAATGATGGTGTCAGCGCCGTGTTTAACTAAGTCTTCGGTATTTGATAGGGCTTTAAAACCAGGGCAGCCACCGCAGGAATTGAGTCCTGAAAGACTGATATCTGCAGGGCTTATATTTTCAATCCCGTTTTCCCGTAGCATTTCTAATAACTCATCCATGACTGGCATACCCTTATTTGCCTTCATGCATCGGATTAATCCTATTTTCATTTTACCTCACCGTTAAAAGACTTATTCACTATCATTTTAATATGAAACCTGTTGGACAAGCAATCATTATTTAGTAGATTGGAAGTTTCCTGACATCGTCAGGCATTTGGAATGATTTGCTTATGGGCTGAAAATTACACAGATTAAAAGGTGATTTCTACTTCTAAATAAATCAGAAAACAAGGTTAATTAGCAGCATATACAGAAATGTACCGCCGGTAATAGACAAAAACATATTGCGTTTCAAAACGTGGAGCACGACTACGAACCCTACTGAAATCAGTTCTGGAAGACCGTGACTGCCAGTCATAAGATTAATATCTTTCAGGCAGTAAATCACTAGCAGGCCCAGGGCCGCAGACGGTAAAATCTTACCCAGTGATTGAATAAAAACTGGTGTGGGTTTATTGGCAGGAAAAAGGATAAATGGCAGGAAACGGGTGGTCATAGTTCCTAAGACAACCATAACAATTGTGATGATTTGTTGTGAGGTAGTCATTCTTTCAAACCTTCTTTCTGGTGGGATAGGGGAATTAAGACGCCCAGGATGGCGATCATTGCCGGCACGACAAAGCGGTTGGAGCCGAAAATCAACAGGGATGCAAGGGTTAGCCCCATCCCAATTAAAGCACTTTGATGATCGTCCTCTTTTAACCACTGGTCTAAAAAAATAACTACCAGGAGGGCGGTCATGACAAAATCAAGGCCTTTAGGATAAAAGGGCAGGAGTGAACCGAATAGCGCCCCAATGGTTGCTCCGGCGACCCAATAGATGTGATTGAGGAGGGTGACGAAAAAATAGAATCTTCCCGGCTCAACATCATTCGGTATGGAAGCAGACAGGTTAATGGAAAAGGACTCGTCACACAT
This genomic interval from Eubacteriaceae bacterium ES3 contains the following:
- a CDS encoding DDE-type integrase/transposase/recombinase yields the protein MTEKDKELIALFRYGLIAPLLTDTVSSHAAYLDEISAKTHDVPHYGTRTYNRKTLLEWLRLYRRHGFDALKPKVRTDKGSSRALSAESTKLLLTLRTENIHLSVKLFHEWLIHEGHFTSSDCSYSTVYRLLKKHQLLKPSQTDTADRRRFAHVDINTLWQTDVSHGPYLTLNGKKRKTYLIAFIDDASRRITGAQFMLAEKNEDLLHVLKSALLTCGKPTMLYADNGKIFRSHQLNTSCATLGIALVNTRPYDPKSKGKIERFFKTVRSRFYPLLTDSDLMDLDVLNQRFEAWLARDYHHKLHSSLNEAPMVFYMRGSDRIKHFSDPRIIDEAFLIRATRKVKSDATISLHNALFEASPMFIGKSVDIRYPNECPDEIYLYENSVRILTCKKVIMADNAIAKRNNNVISYSTLGGVPHV
- a CDS encoding PTS ascorbate transporter subunit IIC — translated: MAENKKKQIPLRLSPKLYEAIAAWAEDDFRSVNGQIEYLLTECVRQRKKNGKYVSDELDIPPELDV
- a CDS encoding transposase, with amino-acid sequence MVHLEHFSDHPLDYITEFYTTERVRIDSCPHCYTRHRLHLHGIYHRHVIWYEDVFSIPVQRHYCIHCGKTVSVLPSFCHPGFQLALPFLLELLWAFFNGAHYANTLAHQHRRFITRRFLLCLNRLIEFFRICHDPLIDFPDFWHKKAIKLLEMVYSVGKPPIFGKRYHDHFKKGFMAH
- a CDS encoding copper-translocating P-type ATPase, yielding MNDHKDPQKMEEHQEMESDQHKNQGSMAGHDHNTQMTEHEGKNHYREMENHDQHINMEEHNHHNDMNEHTHHQEAMTHDQHENMESHTEHTEMKKHDRHAIMNGHEHHKGTTTHDSHEDMGEMDMHNHHSDMGGHDHHGGMEHVDHHKMMAMDFKKRFYVSFVFMIPVLLLSPMIQGFMGVSWRFAGDQYIVSVLATFLYFYGGKPFLTGAIDEIKKKSPAMMTLVAMSITVSYVYSLMTVFFIEGNDFFWELATLIVIMLLGHWIEMKSVIGASKALDELAKLMPETAHRIKNADELEEVKVHELEEGDFVLVKPGEKIPIDGKVFEGTSYVNESMLTGESVPVEKKADDEVVGGAINADGILKVEVLRTGSEMFLSQMIELVKDAQKNKSKTERLADQAAKWLFYIATTVGIITFMAWIFVTANLNFAITRAVTVIVISCPHALGLAIPLVTAVTTSIAAQHGLLIRNRAAFENARKMTAIVFDKTGTLTEGEFEVTDLVSEKDSDDKLLTIAASLEINSEHPIAEGIVKEAKTRGLKLMSVVNYINITGEGLSAEIDKQEVKIVSPGFMKKAQISYDEAKFQNLADDGKTVVFVLLDKVLLGMIALSDKIKEESEAAINGLHAMGIETVLLTGDNQTVANRVGQALKMEQIIAEVLPEDKVNQVSMLIEQGKTVAMTGDGVNDAPALAKADLGIAIGAGTDVAIEAADVILVKSNPNDVVSLISLSKKTYQKMIQNLVWATAYNLITLPLAAGILYNQGILVSPAVGALLMSLSTVIVAINARLIKF
- a CDS encoding DUF2680 domain-containing protein — protein: MKKVLMILAVILLVSVPAGVLAATSDAEIAQGARGLCGFGFITTDLTEEQKADVDDAFNQMINLRKATINTFLEDGIMTQDQADLALERVDEMIEHHEEDGSVYGMMGGFGRGGMMGGYGCYDGDED
- a CDS encoding AAA family ATPase, giving the protein MYKSFFGFRQAPFDKSIDSSMLFQSEAYREVLARLDYLKTTKGFGLITGDPGVGKTSTLRVFADNLNPSLYKVMYFPMSSGTTMDFYRGLAFSLGEQPKFRKVELFFQIQNAIIDLYDKRRITPVFILDEMQSASAQFLHDLSIIFNFDMDKRNPFILILTGLPTLANRLALNQNRSLDQRLVTRFHFSPLTPDEVRDYIKHRFKHAGVSRNLINENAYAAISSSTGGYPRLVGNLVTQCLILAFQKQTDLIDEEIVFAASAEAGI
- a CDS encoding IS256 family transposase, encoding MAQLNITLDTELLHGLFTKDSRDEAFSKLLETILNQVLVAQSAEQLGAERYERCEDRTAYRNGFRDRELTTRIGGITLRIPRHRNGEFSTTMFQRYQRSEQALMLAMIEMVINGVSTRKIENITEELCGQSFSKSTVSKLCENLDPVVNGFRNRTLEKHYPFIIVDALYLKVREDSRVRSKGLLVATAVNENGNREVIGFQLNDTETESSWGDFFQNLKERGLTAVDLIVSDNHKGLVNAIKKHFQGSTWQRCQTHFSRNVLDKTPKNQQSELKSYLKRIYNAVNIEDARNLLKDTLRHFESKAPKAIEILEEGFDDVMAVMSLPEKYRKRLRTTNSIERLNEEIRRRDRVIRIYPNEKSVIRLLGALLMEQDEKWSSGRKYLDMQDYYEFLKEQTAAVSSAA
- a CDS encoding uroporphyrinogen decarboxylase family protein: MEERQLSPRENALIAYKHGVPAYIPTLFTDITMIQANPSMERYCGSTSGVDGFGVEWTYVENAHAPMTTPGKILFDEISDWREYVNFPDLEKIDWEKQADIDVHTDFMALVAGAGLVPMADGKSAYDEDKLVLCMVINGPFERLHALMGFENALIALATEPEECYEYFKAVADWKIEYFKKIAKYYKVDVINGHDDYGSKDRMFMSPDTWRKLIKPHLKRMVEACHESGVLYQHHSCGHIEPILEDLVEIGVDAIDTLQGGSNKNLVALKKEFGDRITFCGGFDNQGVLELPDVTEDEIKAEYRRVVDGLAPAGSFVVFPITIGFDYVV